The DNA window TGGATCGCTGGAGCtgggagggaagatgggggaggggtgttctGAGCCTTCCCAGCAGCTTGAGGAGACTGGGAGCTTTGTGTTGGGAGACCAGCAGGCCCCACTGGCCAAAGGTACCTAGAGGAGTCTTGAGCAAGAGCTCTGGAGAGCAAGGGGAGAGATTGGGTAGTTGTGAATGGCCAACATTGTAGGTTATATTCTGTTTGACAGCACATATTGGGTCATCCAGGGACGTGATCAGAACTGTGCTTTCAGAGCAGTCCAGGGCAGCTTCCACAGTGGGGGTGCCCACAGTGTTGTTCCCAATGGCACCCGATCCCCAAACCAGCATGAAACATATTGGAGGAATAAGTAACAGGAGGAATAAAAATGCAGCCAAACATTGACAAAGTCCCATTTTAAACCTAGGTAATATTCTATTTTTAGGgatctgtatatatgtattagaCGCTCCCATTTCTTCTTGGGTTTGAAATCCCTggtgtagaggatggattgggaaAAGGACAACCTTGGGTGCAAGTCACTATTTTAGGTGATGGTGATGAAGATCTTCTCTGGGCTAGTGGAATTATGGTTGTAGAGATGGAaattggaaaaagagaaggaaagagagagagaaatagagagacagagagacacatagagagacagagtcagagaaactgagccagggacagacagagatggaaaaggagagggagaaagtgagagacagagtcaaagagatagagatggagggggagagattcaaagagatgaagatgaggagagaaagagagatgagagatctgagagatagacagagatagagggacAAAGAGGCAAACAGAGACTGATACACatgcaaagagagacagagacagagacaaagacagactgTCAGAGTTGCTGGCATAGCTGACCCTCCTAGAAGAGGGAGGATATGATGGCATCCCAGCCACACCTAGAACAGTAACCCCTGGCCAGGAGAGCCTCCAATTCTTGCTCTCCTCAGCCCCAGGGAGGAGAGAGTCGATGGTGTAGAGGGCATTTTGGGGTCAGCACAGGAGGCAAAGAGGGAGCCCCAAGGCACAGCCTCTTTTCTCTGTCCAAGAGGAGGCAGGGTCGTCTCCCATAGGGCGGAGCTGGGCTGCTGTAGGATGCTCCAAGACAGAGGGCTGAGAGCAGCCCTAGGAAGGACACAGGCAGTGAGCAGAGACCAGTCTGGCTCTGGGTCCCATCAGGGAGCTCCCAGCAGAGGTCAGAGAAGAGGATTTGTCTCCAGGGTCACTCAGAAGCCCAGGATGGGCTGAAAATTTGGGATCTGCTGGTTGGTCTGTTTACTTCAGGCCCTGAAGCCTCAGTGGATTCTGAAGGGGGTGGTCAGGCCTTTGCTTGCAGTGCTGTGGGGGCATTTGGGATGATGggcagggggggtggggaggctgcCTGCAAGGGCCAGGGCTCCAGGGCCAGCCAGCAGGTGTTCAGCAGTGGTGTGTGGGAATCCCTTGCCACCTGGTGCCTACAGGCCCAACacccagagagacaaagacacatccagacacagacacacatacccTGGCACACACAGGGACACAGACGCATGTACACACTCAgatacaaacatgcacacacacacaaacatgcacgtGTACAGACAATCAAACAAGGACATAAGTACAGACACATGCAGACACCCACATGGCCAGGGCTTCCCTGTGCTTTCATGCCCATGGGCTACAGGACCCTGTTATGTTCTCTTGTCTCTGGGTCTAACTGCACCAATGTGTTCTTCCAAGAGGCTACATGAGAAAGGGCCTGGATTCTCCCACAGACCCAGAGGAGGCCTGGAAACTTGCCCTCCTGAAAACCTGTTTGCCTTTTCTGAGTAGCCAGGGCACCACAAGGCTGTGTCCCCTGGGGGGCACTGCCTGCCAGTCCAATCCAATCCaccttattaagcacccactgccTGCCTGCCACTGTACTAACACTGGGGCTATACCTGATGAAAAAAGACAAATGGTCCTTGCccccaaggggcttacaatctaatgggaggagacaaTGAGCCAAAGGAGGCAGAAAAGTAGGCAGGGAGAACAGGGGTACTTGGCAGTGTGGCATCTTATTCTGTGCAGGGGAAAGCAGGCAGAGCAGCACATCAAGGCAGGCTCAGCTGAGAGTCCAGCCTCTGCCCTCTCCAAAGGAAGGCCTTGGGAGGAGTCTGACTCTCTGCCCTCCTGCCCTCCTGCCCTCCAATCTGGGGTCCCAAAACTGAAGAAACCCATAGGAGCCCAGGAGCCAAATTCCTTCCAGGTGTCCCTGGGTGTGTCTCAAGCCTCTTGGACCATGCTCTCTCCcccagaacaaaagaggaaactccttccttccctctaccccccacccccatcctggaCCATCAGGCTTCAGAGAACAGAGTTGCCCGGAACTTATTTGCTGTGTTTCCTCTTGAATTTATTGAAGTTTCAAGTGTGtcccaggggtgggggaagctgcAGTGACCCCAAGACAGGGAGGGACATTGTGGAAAGTAGGACCCTGGTGTCCCAGCATCTCCCCCTGGGGGAGGTCTGGAAGGGTCCATGTGGCAATGGGGGCTTCTATGTCATAGTGAAGTCCATGGATTGTGATGCAGCCCTGCTGTGTTCTGACAACAGTGACCTATCCTGGGTCTCCTGGGTGGTGAGTCATACCAGAACCATAGCTTGGCTCCAATCTGTGGGATACAAGGGAGGGAACTGCTCAGCAGCAGGAGGGGGCACAGGAGGGGGCACAGAGCAGGGAGGTGCAGGAGGCTGGCTGGCAGCAGGAGGCCTGGCAGGATGGGATTCCACAGGTCACAGGCTTGCAGCACACAGGCACACATACAGTGGGTTTGCAGCAGACAGGCACACAGCAGGCAGACTGGCCGGGGCTAGACCCACAGCAGGTGGACTGGCAGGGGCTGGACACACAGCAGGCAGACTGGCAGGGGCTGGGCACACAGCAGGAGGGGGAGCAGCTGCCGGCTCCACAGACTGCCTGGCAGCTGGTCACCACAGGGCATGCTGGGCGGCACAATAGGGTCACACAGGAGGCTGGGCGGCAGCAAGGACGGACACAGCAGACTGGCTTGCAGCACAGGGGC is part of the Dromiciops gliroides isolate mDroGli1 chromosome 4, mDroGli1.pri, whole genome shotgun sequence genome and encodes:
- the LOC122754229 gene encoding keratin-associated protein 10-11-like, whose product is MCHTSCSTGCQPSCSMPLPCQSACCVSSPCQSTCCGSSPGQSACCVPVCCKPTVCVPVCCKPVTCGIPSCQASCCQPASCTSLLCAPSCAPSCC